Proteins from one Myxococcales bacterium genomic window:
- a CDS encoding formylglycine-generating enzyme family protein: MVSLPTLLLAVLSIWVATDPGSLPTHWPGANAPPPSPKWIRVPAGEFRTLFSAGPDERAVRVGEVWFAKLPTTNADFLWFVRTHPEWRRGNVSGLFADYPYLEHWAGPTTLGAVAPAQPVTNVSWFAAKAYCQALGARLPTEVEWQRVAAASPSAPDGRGDPAWSKQSLEWYSTPSHGPTRSVGQSRANFFGVQDLQGLVWEWVLDFSSILVTSDSRNPGSANNLTFCGAGAQSARDPADYASFMRSAFLSSLRANRVTRHLGFRCARDVGKETP, translated from the coding sequence GTGGTCTCGTTGCCGACCTTGCTGCTAGCGGTGCTCTCAATCTGGGTCGCGACCGATCCGGGTTCGCTTCCAACACACTGGCCCGGAGCCAACGCTCCGCCGCCCAGCCCGAAGTGGATCCGCGTTCCGGCTGGCGAGTTTCGAACTCTCTTTTCGGCGGGGCCCGACGAACGAGCGGTCCGGGTCGGAGAGGTCTGGTTCGCGAAGCTACCGACGACCAACGCCGATTTCCTCTGGTTCGTGCGCACCCATCCGGAGTGGCGCAGAGGCAACGTGTCGGGTCTGTTTGCCGATTACCCTTACCTCGAGCATTGGGCCGGCCCCACCACACTCGGTGCGGTCGCGCCCGCGCAGCCGGTGACGAACGTGAGCTGGTTCGCGGCCAAAGCTTACTGCCAAGCGCTCGGCGCACGCCTCCCGACCGAAGTCGAGTGGCAGCGCGTCGCGGCCGCGAGTCCCAGCGCGCCGGACGGGCGGGGCGATCCGGCGTGGTCCAAGCAGAGCCTAGAGTGGTACTCGACCCCTTCCCACGGTCCGACGCGCTCCGTCGGACAATCAAGAGCCAACTTCTTTGGGGTGCAAGACCTGCAAGGGCTGGTGTGGGAATGGGTATTGGACTTCAGCTCGATCTTGGTGACCAGCGACAGCCGCAACCCCGGCAGCGCCAACAACCTCACGTTCTGCGGCGCAGGCGCCCAGAGCGCCCGCGACCCGGCGGACTACGCGAGTTTCATGCGCTCGGCGTTCTTGAGCTCGCTGCGTGCCAACCGAGTCACTCGACATCTGGGATTTCGCTGCGCGCGGGACGTTGGAAAGGAAACGCCGTGA
- a CDS encoding SCO family protein, translating to MSFSRKSLLLALALVGCQRASPPNGSTTEPASPGDSASASADEQPLSDASLYDLHMKLVDQDGNHVGLDTFAGHPVVVSMFYGSCPYACPTLIRDVKRIIDALPPRDRGRVRVLLVSFDPSRDTVAELKQLAERHRVEPGVWRLARTSDDEVRDLAAVLGIKYKKLPDGEFNHQSVITVLDAGGVPRFRQDGLGDPPDHAARALGALASRPPSAI from the coding sequence GTGAGCTTCAGCCGGAAATCGTTGCTCCTGGCCCTGGCGCTCGTGGGTTGCCAGCGTGCCTCGCCGCCGAATGGGTCCACGACCGAGCCGGCCAGTCCCGGCGATTCGGCGTCCGCTTCAGCGGACGAGCAGCCGCTCAGCGACGCGAGCCTGTACGACCTTCACATGAAGCTCGTGGACCAGGACGGAAATCACGTCGGCCTCGACACGTTCGCCGGGCATCCCGTCGTCGTGAGCATGTTCTACGGGAGCTGTCCCTACGCTTGCCCGACACTGATCCGGGACGTGAAGCGCATCATCGACGCACTACCCCCTCGAGACAGGGGTCGGGTGAGAGTGCTTCTCGTGAGCTTCGATCCCAGTCGCGACACGGTTGCGGAGTTGAAGCAGCTTGCCGAACGCCACCGGGTCGAACCAGGCGTTTGGCGCCTGGCTCGCACCTCGGACGACGAAGTCCGAGACCTCGCCGCCGTGCTTGGGATCAAGTACAAGAAGCTCCCGGACGGTGAGTTCAACCACCAGAGCGTCATCACCGTGCTAGACGCCGGCGGAGTTCCGCGTTTTCGGCAAGACGGCCTGGGTGACCCTCCCGATCACGCCGCCCGAGCGCTCGGCGCGCTGGCAAGCCGACCGCCGAGCGCGATCTAG